The Cervus elaphus chromosome 22, mCerEla1.1, whole genome shotgun sequence genome has a window encoding:
- the CBX6 gene encoding chromobox protein homolog 6 codes for MELSAVGERVFAAESIIKRRIRKGRIEYLVKWKGWAIKYSTWEPEENILDSRLIAAFEQKERERELYGPKKRGPKPKTFLLKARAQAEALRISDVHFSVKPSASASSPKLHSSAAVHRLKKDIRRCHRMSRRPLPRPDPQGGSPGLRPPISPFSETVRIINRKVKPREPKRNRIILNLKVIDKGPGAGGAGQGAGALARPKVPSRNRVIGKSKKFSESILRTQVRHMKFGTFALYNKPPPGPLQPPPAGKTDLAASPGQGLLLAPPSAPYDARSSGSSGCPSPAPHSSEPEDAPPKLLPETTSPSVPDWREPEVLDLSLPPEAAATSKRAPPEVPAAASQALSAAPEPAGAASEPEAGDWRPEMSPCSNVVVTDVTSNLLTVTIKEFCNPEDFEKVAAGVAGAAAGGGSSGASK; via the exons ATGGAGCTGTCTGCAGTGGGCGAGCGGGTCTTCGCGGCCGAATCTATCATCAAACGGCGGATCCGAAAG gGACGCATCGAGTACCTGGTGAAATGGAAGGGGTGGGCCATCAA GTACAGCACTTGGGAGCCCGAAGAGAACATCCTGGACTCGCGGCTCATTGCAGCCTTCGAACAGAA GGAGCGGGAGCGTGAGCTGTATGGGCCCAAGAAGAGGGGACCCAAACCCAAAACTTTCCTCCTGAAG GCGCGGGCCCAGGCCGAGGCCCTCCGCATCAGCGATGTGCATTTCTCCGTCAAGCCGAGCGCCAGCGCCTCCTCGCCCAAGCTCCATTCCAGCGCTGCGGTGCACCGGCTCAAGAAGGACATCCGCCGCTGCCACCGCATGTCCCgccgccccctgccccgcccagACCCCCAGGGGGGCAGCCCCGGCCTGCGCCCGCCCATCTCCCCCTTCTCCGAGACCGTGCGCATCATCAATCGCAAGGTCAAGCCGCGGGAGCCCAAGCGGAACCGCATTATCCTCAACCTGAAGGTGATCGACAAGGGCCCGGGCGCAGGCGGCGCCGGGCAGGGGGCCGGGGCCCTGGCCCGCCCCAAAGTCCCGTCCCGGAACCGCGTTATCGGCAAGAGCAAGAAGTTCAGCGAGAGCATCCTGCGCACGCAGGTCCGCCACATGAAGTTCGGCACGTTCGCGCTCTACAACAAGCCCCCGCCCGGCCCTCTGCAGCCCCCGCCCGCCGGCAAGACCGACCTCGCCGCCTCCCCCGGCCAGGGGCTGCTCCTGGCGCCCCCGAGTGCTCCCTACGACGCCCGCAGCTCCGGCTCCTCCGGCTGCCCCTCGCCCGCCCCTCACTCCTCCGAGCCGGAGGACGCGCCCCCCAAGCTGCTCCCGGAGACCACGAGCCCATCGGTCCCCGACTGGCGGGAGCCCGAAGTGCTTGACCTGTCCCTCCCGCCCGAGGCGGCGGCCACCAGCAAGCGGGCGCCTCCCGAGGTCCCTGCAGCTGCCAGCCAGGCCCTTTCCGCCGCCCCTGAGCCGGCCGGCGCCGCCTCCGAGCCCGAGGCGGGGGACTGGCGCCCTGAGATGTCACCCTGCTCCAACGTGGTCGTCACCGACGTCACCAGCAACCTCCTCACGGTCACTATCAAGGAATTCTGCAACCCAGAGGATTTCGAGAAGGTGGCTGCTGGGGTAGCAGGCGCCGCAGCAGGGGGTGGCAGCAGCGGGGCGAGCAAGTAA